The genomic interval CCGATCGTCATTGATCGTAGTAGATGCGGGTCTGATCGAGATAGAAACTGTCTGTCCCCCTAGCAGCGCTTGAGGGGTTGTAGAATACCATCCCCACACCACCGCCGTCCTCCAGTTCTGGGTCGGGGTCTATCAGATCTTTGTCGTCGTTGTACCGTGCCCATTCACCTGACGGGCTACGGAACTCCGGTCGCACGTGGAGGTCACCCTCTGTGATGAACGCCGTGCAGCGGAACTGTGTCCACGTATCGTCGTCCGGGTGGGTGTTCTGGCCACCAATCCGGGTTATATTGTTGTCCTGCCCGTTGATCTTTTTATATAATCCGATGTTCTGGGTTCGTCCACCGGATGTTAATGTACGACCGTCAACCGCGTAGAAATTATCCTCATTTTGCCACCTGAAAACCATCCCAAACGAGTTGACTCCTCCGTCCGAATAGAAATGTGTTTCCAGCCGCGCTTCGCTCGGTTCGTCGTCTATCGACTGTTTGAGAACAGCCATGTTTTCGGTACGGTAATCTCGTTGCCGATCGATACGTAGCGACAGATCGCCCTGATAGGCCTTCTCTTCGCTCTGCTGAAAGTACTCCGTCTCGCCGATCCATTTCCAGTCCTGGAAACCCATAGTACCAGTCAAATTGCATCTAATTTATATTTTTCTAGATTTAATTTTACTCAATCGGAACTGATTAATACCCTACCGTAGCAGTTAGCTGTCATGAATGGTTCCCGCTATCGCCTGTCTGCGGTCTGTCTCGCTCTTCTGCTGGTGACATCGTTCGTCGCCCACCCTGTGTCCGCAGGCGGCTTCGGCGAACAGACGCCGGTCCGGAGTCCGTCGCTGGAGGCTGACAGCCTGACAGACACGGAAACGGACGCACTGAACGCCGCCATAACCCAGCGGCTGCCGGGACAGACCAAGCAGACGCCCGTCGACCCGGCCAACGATTCGACGCTCGATTGGCGCTTCGACGAGTCGCGCGGTCCGATCGAATCCTCTCCCACCGTCATCGACGGCACCGCATACGTGGGCACGAACAGCGGCACGGTCTATGCCGTCGACGCCGACACCGGTGAGCGGGAGTGGGCCTTCGACGCATCCGCTGGCGCTGTCACCGGGTCGCCCGCCGTCGACAACGGCGTCGTCTACGCCGGGTCCCACGATGGGACGCTCTACGCAATCGACGCCGACACCGGCGAGGAGAAGTGGCGGTTCGAGCAGCCGTCGAGCTGGATATACGGCTCGCCGACGGTCAAGGGCGGGAGCGTCTACGTCGCCGGACTTGACGCGACCGTCTACTCGGTCGACACCGGGAGCGGGGCGCTCGAATGGCGCTTCGACGGCGTCGACGACTCCGTCGGACAGCCACTGGGTGACTCTGTGAGCGGCCCCTCTGTCGCTTCAGATGGGTCGTTTGGGCCTGTCGCCTCGTCGGTCACTGTCGTCGACAACACGGTGTACGTCGGAACGACCGAGGGCACGCTCCACGCCCTCGACGCTTGGACCGGCCGACAGCGCTGGCAGTTCGACGACCCCGAGGGCCCGCTGTTTTCCTCGCCGACGGTGCACGAAGACACGGTCTACGTGGGAAGCGACGACGAGACGCTCTACGCCGTCGACGCGACCACGGGCGAGCGCGACTGGTCGTTCAACGAGCCCGACGGTCCCGTCGCTTCCTCGCCGACGGTCCACGACGACACCGTCTACGTCGGTAGCGAGGACGAGACGCTCTACGCCGTCGGGGCAGCCAACGGAACGTTCGAGTGGGCCTTCAGCGAGCTCCCGTCCGAAGGGCCGGAGGACGTCTTCTCCTCGCCCACAGTCGCTGGCGGGACTGTCTACGTAGGCAGCGAGGACTCCGCCGTCTACGGAATCGATGCGGAGACTGGCAGAGAGACAGCGACGTTCGACACGCCGACCGGTTCGGTTCGGTCCTCCCCTGTCGTTGTCGACGGGACGCTGTACGTCGGTGCGAACGACGGCGCGCTGTACGCGTTCGACACGGCGGGGTCGGCGACCAGCGAGGGCTCGCGCGTCCAGCAGGGGACACTCGGCCACACCCACCCGTGTCCGGAGCTCCGACTCGAGGACAGCGACGACGACTGCATCCCTGACGCCGTGGCCGAAGCCGACCTCCAGATGCCCGATGACGGCTCGGACGCGGCGGGGGACCCGATAAACCTCGACCCCACCGAGCGTGACACGAGCGGGAACGGCATCCACGACCACCGGCTCATCGACGTGGAGTGGGAGGTAGTCGACGGCGGTGCGGACCCGGTCGTCGAGGCCGAGGTGACCGATGCAATCGCGAACCCGAGCCGCGTCGACTCCACCGGTGACGGGCTGACCGACCGCGAACAGCTCCGCGGCTGGGAGATTGCCTATACGGAGTCTGAAGAGGCATCCAGACGGTTGTTCAAAGCCATCGGGAAGGCTGACGACGGCGAGGACTCCGCCCTCGGAGCGATCGTCAGGGCACGGGAGACCTACATGACCACCGAGTGGGTCACGACGGACCCGCTCCGCAACGACACCGACGGCGACCTCGCTGACATCGAAGAACGAAAACTCGGCACCCACCCGCGAAAGGTGGATACGACCGGTGATGAGGCGAAAGATGTCGACGCCGGTCTGGCCGGGTACGACCCGACGATATTCGAGAAAAGCCCGCCCAAAATCGACATTTACGGTACGGATTTCAACAAGCCGTCCGGTAGCTGGGACGGCAACTACACGGTAACCCTCGACGTCCAGGATCCGCGGGGACTCCGCGAAGTGCGATTGGTGAAAGACGGGAACGTCGAAAAACGGGTCGACGTCTCGGGGGAACACTTCTCCGGCGAGATGTACATCGATACCGGGGAGGTCGAAACGATACTCGACCTGTTCACCGGGGCGACGCTACTCGTCGAAGCCGAGAACGAGAACGGCGCCAATTCGACGAAGTTCGCCCGACAGCAGAAAGACATCTTCGGTATTCTCACGGAGCGCCTCAGCGAGAAGAATCTGACCACCGCGGAAGTCGAGTTCCGCCTCGCGGTCATGTCGGGGATGACGACGGGCGCCGGCGAGTCGCTCGAAGCGATTCGGTACATGATAACTGACCCCGAGGCGTATATCGAGGATACGCTCGCGGTCGTCAACCAGATCGAGAACCTCCCGGAGCTTATCGCGGCGTATCCCGGAACGATTCAGACGAAACAGAAGCAGAACAACATACACGACCCCGGAGACGAAGGCTACGAGAACTATCGAGACGGCTGGTACGCCGGCTACACGTTCTGGTTCGTCGTCGAGATGATACAGCCGGGCGGCCAGATCAGCCGCGCTATCAAGAGCACGGACAAGTTCCAGGACCTGGCCAGCAGTCTCAGCAAGACCCGTATCGGCCAAGCGGCTCGGTTCGCCCAGCGAGCGGCGGACAAAGGGAAAGCCCCCGTCCGAATCTCGCGGTATCACCTCTCACGCGGAATCAAAGCCGGGCTGGGGTTCAGCGGCGACGGGGGCCGGCGCATCGTCGGAGGTGTCGACTCCGTCGGCCAGCAGATTCGCGTCGCCAAGCGCCTCCACCGCAGCGACGTCGACCGTGACGCCATCGAAGGGCTCTCAGATGGCGAAAAGCGCGAACTGGGCGAATCGCTGGCCCGTCACCGGGACGGCAACTCAAACTTCGTCATCAAGGGCAACGACGGCACGAGCCGGGTAGTCGTCCCCGAGGAAATCGGCACGACCCAGTGGCGCTTCCAGAGAGCGTACGAGGAGGGCGATATCGACAGTAGCGAACTCGAGACGGTTCAGCACCGGTACGACGAGCTGGATGCAGACGGCAAGCATGAGTTCGACGACCTGCTGGAACGCAACGGTGACGACACGGTCGAATTCGCCGCTCGGTCGGACTCGGACACGTTCGATGCCGTTGTCTCGCCCTGTGGGACTCGTGGTGCGCCATCGCTCAACGGTGCAGTTGCGCTCGGGACCGACCGGTACTACTCGGTTGAAGCGCAGCCGTCAAGTCTTGCCCAGAGCGGTGGGAGCTGTCCCGACCTTCCTGACGATCTCGAAGATGATCTAAGAGAATCCTTGATCGATCTCGACTGGAGCAAACTTGACGACGGTGATCTTGAAACAGCTGATGTCCGGCGGATGCGCGAACTCCTCGAGAGTGGTGAGATGGACCAAGCCGACGTCAGGCGTCTCACGGAGATTATCGAATCCAGAGACAGGAGTGAACTCTTCGATGACAATATCGTTGCAGCAGATCTCACCGGGATTGGTGACCGAGGCGACCTGAGCTCGACCCAGTTAGTCGCTAAAGATGGTAATGGTAATACTCGATGGCTCGAACAGGGGAGATACGACCCCGACGGGGCCCAGAAAGATACTGGTTGGTCCTATCTCGAGGGGCGGCATATCGAGGGACGGCAGCTAAACGATAAAGAGGCGACTGATTTTTGGCCAGTCGGCCAATCAGTCGGAGATGAAACTCTGCCAAACACAATGTCACGCCGTGATATCCGAGAGAGTGTTTATCAAGCTGTTAAGGATACAAAGACTACTGAGCAAGACGCGTTCAATTACGATGGGTTTAGTTCTGAGTTTGTCGAACAGACTGGTGTGGAATCAATCCGAGTCGTTATTCGTAACGGGCGAGTTCGAACAGCGTACCCGAA from Halomicroarcula saliterrae carries:
- a CDS encoding PQQ-binding-like beta-propeller repeat protein; this encodes MTSFVAHPVSAGGFGEQTPVRSPSLEADSLTDTETDALNAAITQRLPGQTKQTPVDPANDSTLDWRFDESRGPIESSPTVIDGTAYVGTNSGTVYAVDADTGEREWAFDASAGAVTGSPAVDNGVVYAGSHDGTLYAIDADTGEEKWRFEQPSSWIYGSPTVKGGSVYVAGLDATVYSVDTGSGALEWRFDGVDDSVGQPLGDSVSGPSVASDGSFGPVASSVTVVDNTVYVGTTEGTLHALDAWTGRQRWQFDDPEGPLFSSPTVHEDTVYVGSDDETLYAVDATTGERDWSFNEPDGPVASSPTVHDDTVYVGSEDETLYAVGAANGTFEWAFSELPSEGPEDVFSSPTVAGGTVYVGSEDSAVYGIDAETGRETATFDTPTGSVRSSPVVVDGTLYVGANDGALYAFDTAGSATSEGSRVQQGTLGHTHPCPELRLEDSDDDCIPDAVAEADLQMPDDGSDAAGDPINLDPTERDTSGNGIHDHRLIDVEWEVVDGGADPVVEAEVTDAIANPSRVDSTGDGLTDREQLRGWEIAYTESEEASRRLFKAIGKADDGEDSALGAIVRARETYMTTEWVTTDPLRNDTDGDLADIEERKLGTHPRKVDTTGDEAKDVDAGLAGYDPTIFEKSPPKIDIYGTDFNKPSGSWDGNYTVTLDVQDPRGLREVRLVKDGNVEKRVDVSGEHFSGEMYIDTGEVETILDLFTGATLLVEAENENGANSTKFARQQKDIFGILTERLSEKNLTTAEVEFRLAVMSGMTTGAGESLEAIRYMITDPEAYIEDTLAVVNQIENLPELIAAYPGTIQTKQKQNNIHDPGDEGYENYRDGWYAGYTFWFVVEMIQPGGQISRAIKSTDKFQDLASSLSKTRIGQAARFAQRAADKGKAPVRISRYHLSRGIKAGLGFSGDGGRRIVGGVDSVGQQIRVAKRLHRSDVDRDAIEGLSDGEKRELGESLARHRDGNSNFVIKGNDGTSRVVVPEEIGTTQWRFQRAYEEGDIDSSELETVQHRYDELDADGKHEFDDLLERNGDDTVEFAARSDSDTFDAVVSPCGTRGAPSLNGAVALGTDRYYSVEAQPSSLAQSGGSCPDLPDDLEDDLRESLIDLDWSKLDDGDLETADVRRMRELLESGEMDQADVRRLTEIIESRDRSELFDDNIVAADLTGIGDRGDLSSTQLVAKDGNGNTRWLEQGRYDPDGAQKDTGWSYLEGRHIEGRQLNDKEATDFWPVGQSVGDETLPNTMSRRDIRESVYQAVKDTKTTEQDAFNYDGFSSEFVEQTGVESIRVVIRNGRVRTAYPKRGPSVWKYVSENDVGWIK